A single genomic interval of Mucilaginibacter robiniae harbors:
- the hscB gene encoding Fe-S protein assembly co-chaperone HscB, whose translation MINYFEFYNIPESFNPDTAALKKQFYALSKQYHPDFFANEDESKQQEILEISTINNKAFQTLSDPAKRLEYILKQHDLVNEGAKPQLPSDFLMEMMDLNERLMEADDAEQLAQIRTEVLEVEDNLNQQLHELTADYEQLNDTAKENRLNAVADIYYRKKYLLRIQESLNTFASRF comes from the coding sequence ATGATTAACTATTTTGAATTCTACAATATACCTGAATCCTTTAACCCGGATACGGCAGCTTTGAAAAAGCAGTTTTATGCTTTGAGTAAACAGTACCATCCTGATTTTTTTGCTAACGAAGATGAAAGCAAGCAGCAGGAAATACTGGAAATATCAACCATCAACAATAAAGCTTTTCAGACGCTTTCTGACCCTGCTAAACGACTGGAGTATATTTTAAAGCAGCATGATTTAGTGAATGAAGGTGCCAAACCCCAGCTACCTAGCGACTTTTTAATGGAGATGATGGACCTGAATGAACGCTTGATGGAGGCTGATGATGCTGAACAACTGGCTCAAATACGTACTGAAGTGCTGGAGGTAGAAGATAATTTAAACCAACAGCTACATGAATTAACTGCTGATTATGAACAGCTTAATGATACAGCAAAAGAGAACCGCTTGAATGCTGTTGCAGATATTTACTACAGAAAAAAATATTTGTTGCGAATTCAAGAGAGTTTGAATACATTTGCATCCCGCTTCTGA
- the kdsA gene encoding 3-deoxy-8-phosphooctulonate synthase, which produces MTLFEQIQRKPFFILGPCVMENQELLYQVAEQVARVGEQYQVPVVFKSSFDKANRTSIHSYRGPGLEKGLEMLQKVKDRFNLPLVTDIHESHQAAVAGQVVDILQIPAFLCRQTDLLVAAAQTGKIVNVKKAQFLSGQDMFYPAQKVVEAENQQVILTERGNMYGYNNLAVDFRNIHDMKSFGYPVCMDCTHSVQRPGGAGGKTGGDRTFVPMMALAAKAFGADGYFMEIHPDPDHALSDGPNMVKLQDLDKVIAPLVS; this is translated from the coding sequence ATGACGTTGTTTGAACAAATACAGCGCAAGCCTTTTTTCATTTTAGGGCCTTGCGTAATGGAAAACCAAGAATTACTGTACCAGGTTGCCGAGCAGGTTGCCCGAGTTGGCGAGCAGTACCAGGTGCCGGTAGTTTTCAAATCCTCGTTTGATAAGGCCAATCGTACTTCCATTCACTCCTACCGCGGGCCAGGTTTGGAAAAAGGTTTAGAAATGTTGCAGAAAGTAAAAGATCGATTTAACCTGCCACTAGTTACTGATATTCATGAAAGCCATCAGGCAGCTGTAGCCGGCCAGGTGGTTGATATTTTACAGATACCGGCTTTTCTATGTCGTCAAACCGATTTGTTGGTAGCTGCGGCGCAAACCGGCAAGATTGTAAATGTGAAGAAAGCACAGTTTCTATCCGGGCAGGATATGTTTTACCCGGCACAGAAAGTGGTAGAAGCCGAAAACCAGCAAGTTATTTTAACCGAGCGGGGCAATATGTATGGCTATAACAATTTAGCTGTCGACTTCCGCAATATTCATGATATGAAAAGCTTTGGCTATCCGGTATGTATGGATTGCACGCATTCGGTACAGCGGCCAGGTGGTGCAGGCGGAAAAACCGGAGGTGATCGTACTTTTGTACCTATGATGGCTTTAGCGGCTAAAGCCTTTGGTGCTGATGGCTACTTTATGGAAATTCATCCAGACCCAGATCATGCCCTAAGTGATGGCCCGAACATGGTTAAACTACAGGATTTGGATAAAGTAATTGCCCCATTGGTTAGTTAG
- a CDS encoding KpsF/GutQ family sugar-phosphate isomerase: MTAIAQRVFTTEIAALQEVCQLIDEQFTAAVNAILQTKGKLVITGAGKSGLIGKKIAATLASTGTSSFFMHPTEAFHGDLGMIGKNDILILISYSGETDEVIKLIPFLKWNQNTTISITGNPASTIAKNTHHHLNVHITHEACPLQLAPTSSTTATLVMGDALAVALMEARQFQPSDFARFHPGGSLGRKLLIKVKDLMRTEELPFVSRDISFTELLLRMSEGRLGMVIVGQPDDVQGIITDGDLRRALLRNPDTQTLQVTDMITHHPVIIHEDQFIHEAEELMMNKKITTILVSSSNDQCIKGIYQIYTR, from the coding sequence ATGACAGCTATTGCACAGCGTGTATTTACTACCGAAATTGCTGCTCTTCAGGAAGTATGTCAACTAATTGATGAACAGTTTACAGCAGCCGTAAATGCCATATTACAAACCAAAGGCAAACTGGTTATTACCGGTGCCGGCAAATCGGGGCTAATTGGTAAAAAGATAGCAGCTACCTTAGCCAGTACAGGTACTTCCAGCTTTTTCATGCACCCCACAGAGGCTTTTCATGGTGATTTAGGCATGATCGGCAAAAATGATATTTTGATCCTCATTTCTTATTCGGGCGAAACTGACGAAGTAATCAAGCTCATTCCATTCTTGAAATGGAATCAGAACACGACTATCAGCATCACAGGTAATCCGGCATCTACCATAGCAAAAAACACGCATCATCATTTGAATGTGCACATTACTCACGAAGCCTGTCCATTGCAACTGGCGCCTACTTCATCCACTACAGCCACTTTGGTGATGGGCGATGCACTTGCCGTAGCTTTAATGGAGGCTCGACAGTTTCAACCTTCCGATTTTGCCAGGTTTCATCCTGGAGGCAGCTTAGGCCGTAAATTGTTGATAAAGGTTAAAGACTTGATGCGGACAGAAGAGCTTCCTTTTGTCAGTCGGGATATTTCATTTACTGAATTACTATTGCGTATGTCGGAAGGCAGATTGGGTATGGTGATTGTAGGCCAGCCTGATGATGTACAAGGCATTATTACGGATGGTGATTTGCGGCGAGCATTATTGCGTAATCCCGATACGCAAACATTGCAGGTTACTGATATGATTACGCATCATCCGGTCATTATTCATGAAGACCAGTTTATACATGAAGCAGAAGAGTTGATGATGAACAAGAAGATAACCACCATTTTGGTGAGTTCATCAAATGATCAATGCATCAAAGGTATCTACCAAATCTACACCCGATAG
- a CDS encoding DUF3140 domain-containing protein yields MNKLDDQEQKEVYTDFKHLVNMPASALEKWLQTDESKEVGWDSGDGESIGHKSGKKIIEILHKKKDELTDDDYKHMQKVVGYIKRHSAQQPDGDLAHTHWSYSLKNWGHDYAKK; encoded by the coding sequence ATGAACAAATTAGATGATCAGGAACAAAAAGAAGTATATACTGACTTTAAACACCTAGTTAACATGCCGGCCTCGGCTTTAGAAAAGTGGCTGCAAACTGATGAATCAAAAGAAGTAGGCTGGGATAGCGGTGATGGTGAATCTATCGGGCATAAATCCGGCAAAAAGATTATCGAGATTCTTCACAAAAAGAAAGACGAACTCACCGATGATGATTACAAGCACATGCAAAAAGTAGTGGGCTACATCAAACGGCATTCTGCACAACAGCCCGATGGCGATTTGGCCCATACCCATTGGAGCTATTCATTGAAGAACTGGGGCCATGATTACGCCAAAAAATAA
- a CDS encoding NAD-dependent succinate-semialdehyde dehydrogenase, whose amino-acid sequence MSIASINPANGETIKTYEAHNDDQVTGKIEQTHNAWLKWKLTTAEERSTLLNQMARVLNNRKQELAKLMAVEMGKPVAQGISEIEKCASVCEYYAEHAASHLQNQIIETEAQKSYVSFQPIGVVLAIMPWNFPFWQVFRFLAPALAAGNCGVLKHASNVPGCALAIEEIVQQAGFPEHVFQTLLVGSDKVDAIIENPYIKAVTITGSTQAGMKVAQKAGSLIKKTVLELGGSDPYLILEDADLELAATTCTDSRLINSGQSCIAAKRFIVVKEVAEKFTQLMLAKMKVKVMGDPLSEQTEVGPQARIDLRDDLHQQVQASIEKGAQCLLGGEVPEGTNAFYPPTILTQVKKGMPAFDEELFGPVASIIEVADEAEALAVANNSVFGLGSAVFTQDLERGQRIAETGLEAGSCFVNSLVKSDPRLPFGGIKESGFGRELGLFGIHEFVNIKTVYIR is encoded by the coding sequence ATGAGCATTGCATCTATCAATCCGGCTAACGGTGAAACTATAAAAACCTATGAGGCGCACAACGACGATCAGGTAACCGGTAAAATTGAACAAACTCACAATGCCTGGCTGAAGTGGAAGTTAACTACAGCGGAGGAACGCTCTACCCTACTTAACCAAATGGCCCGAGTGCTGAATAACCGCAAACAGGAATTGGCAAAGCTAATGGCTGTAGAGATGGGCAAACCTGTTGCACAAGGTATAAGCGAGATTGAAAAGTGTGCATCGGTATGCGAATACTATGCAGAACATGCTGCCAGCCATCTGCAAAACCAAATTATCGAAACAGAAGCGCAAAAGAGTTATGTTAGCTTTCAACCCATAGGCGTAGTGCTGGCTATTATGCCCTGGAACTTTCCTTTCTGGCAAGTATTCCGCTTTTTAGCTCCTGCTTTAGCTGCGGGAAATTGTGGCGTGCTGAAGCATGCCTCTAATGTACCTGGTTGTGCATTGGCTATTGAAGAGATTGTACAGCAAGCAGGCTTTCCGGAACACGTGTTTCAAACCTTATTGGTAGGTAGCGATAAGGTGGATGCCATTATTGAAAACCCCTACATTAAAGCGGTTACTATAACCGGCAGCACGCAGGCGGGTATGAAGGTTGCGCAAAAAGCCGGATCACTAATCAAAAAAACTGTATTGGAATTAGGTGGTAGCGACCCCTACCTTATTCTGGAAGATGCCGACTTGGAGCTGGCAGCTACCACTTGTACTGACAGCCGGTTAATTAACAGTGGCCAGAGCTGTATTGCAGCCAAACGCTTTATTGTGGTGAAAGAAGTAGCTGAGAAGTTCACCCAATTAATGCTGGCTAAAATGAAGGTTAAAGTTATGGGCGATCCATTAAGTGAACAGACAGAAGTTGGGCCACAAGCCCGTATTGATTTGCGTGATGATTTACACCAGCAGGTGCAAGCTTCCATCGAGAAAGGTGCTCAGTGTTTATTGGGAGGTGAAGTACCCGAAGGCACCAACGCTTTCTACCCACCCACTATTCTAACTCAGGTAAAAAAGGGTATGCCAGCTTTTGATGAAGAGTTGTTTGGCCCGGTGGCTTCCATTATTGAAGTGGCTGATGAAGCTGAAGCTTTAGCAGTAGCCAACAACAGCGTGTTTGGTTTAGGCTCTGCTGTGTTCACGCAAGATTTAGAACGAGGTCAGCGTATAGCTGAAACAGGATTAGAAGCAGGTTCATGCTTTGTAAACTCACTGGTAAAATCAGATCCACGTTTACCATTTGGAGGCATCAAAGAATCAGGTTTTGGCCGTGAATTAGGCTTGTTTGGGATTCATGAATTTGTAAATATCAAAACAGTATATATCCGATAG
- the mnmA gene encoding tRNA 2-thiouridine(34) synthase MnmA: MSKHGRILVAMSGGVDSSVAAIMLHEQGYEVIGLTMKTWDYASSGTSSKETGCCSLDSINDARALAVGYGFPHYILDIRNEFGNYVIDNFVDEYLAGRTPNPCVLCNTHIKWDALLKRADKLDCEFIATGHYANIRLQDNGRYVVSKGRDENKDQSYVLWGVSQQNLARTHFPLGSFTKAEIRQMALDMGQAEIAGKSESYEICFVPDNDYRSFLRHKVTDLDERVSGGNFVLSDGTVVGRHQGYPFYTIGQRKGLGIALGQPMFVTQINPTDNTVVLGTSEELQRKQAWVRNLNLVKYESITEPIQAVTKIRYKDAGAESTIVQMGEHMKVDFHHQVSGIAPGQSAVFYEGNDLLGGGFLM, from the coding sequence ATGAGCAAGCACGGTAGAATATTAGTAGCCATGAGTGGTGGAGTTGACAGTTCGGTAGCAGCTATCATGTTACATGAACAGGGCTATGAAGTAATTGGCTTAACCATGAAAACCTGGGACTATGCTTCATCAGGCACTAGCTCAAAAGAAACCGGTTGCTGCAGTTTAGATAGCATTAACGATGCGCGTGCTTTAGCTGTTGGCTATGGCTTTCCTCATTATATTTTAGATATCCGTAATGAATTTGGCAATTATGTAATTGACAATTTTGTGGATGAATATCTGGCTGGCCGTACCCCTAACCCATGTGTATTGTGCAATACGCATATCAAATGGGATGCTTTATTGAAGCGTGCAGATAAATTGGATTGTGAATTTATAGCTACCGGGCATTATGCCAACATCCGCCTGCAGGATAATGGTCGTTACGTGGTATCTAAAGGACGTGACGAAAACAAAGATCAATCATATGTACTTTGGGGAGTATCTCAGCAAAACTTGGCCCGTACCCATTTTCCATTAGGTAGTTTTACTAAAGCCGAAATCAGACAAATGGCACTTGACATGGGTCAGGCTGAAATAGCTGGCAAAAGCGAAAGCTATGAGATCTGTTTTGTTCCTGATAATGACTATCGCTCCTTTTTACGCCATAAAGTAACTGACTTAGATGAACGTGTATCGGGCGGTAACTTTGTTTTGTCTGATGGAACAGTTGTAGGTCGGCACCAAGGTTATCCATTTTATACTATCGGTCAGCGTAAAGGCTTGGGCATTGCATTAGGTCAGCCTATGTTTGTTACGCAAATCAACCCGACCGACAATACCGTAGTGCTAGGCACGAGTGAAGAACTACAACGTAAACAAGCTTGGGTGCGTAACTTAAATCTGGTTAAGTACGAAAGCATTACGGAGCCTATACAAGCCGTAACCAAAATACGTTATAAAGATGCCGGTGCAGAAAGTACCATCGTACAAATGGGCGAGCATATGAAGGTTGATTTTCACCATCAGGTATCGGGCATAGCTCCCGGCCAATCTGCTGTATTTTATGAGGGTAATGATCTATTAGGTGGTGGCTTTTTAATGTAA
- the topA gene encoding type I DNA topoisomerase has product MAKNLLIVESPAKAKTIEGYLGKDFTVKSSYGHIRDLIKSEDAIDIGNNFAQKYEVPADKKQVVSELKKLAKEAEMVWLASDEDREGEAISWHLYDTLDLKESKTKRIVFHEITKPAILRAIDNPRTINYNLVNAQQARRVLDRLVGFELSPVLWKKVKPSLSAGRVQSVAVRLIVEREREINKFKAEASFRIVALFGKGREAFRAELPERFAQQEQAEQFLKDCTEALFSIKSLETRPTKRSPAAPFTTSTLQQEASRKLGFSVSRTMSVAQKLYESGFITYMRTDSVNLSDVALNAAAQEISSAYGSQYYQHRKYKTKSANAQEAHEAIRPTYFNQHTIDGDNAEKRLYDLIWKRAIASQMSEAQFEKTTAKIDVSTRKEDLVAIGEVMKFDGFLKVYLESNDDEDDNAQDGDNAILPPLQVGQQLTLQEMTATERYSRPPARYTEASLVKKLEELGIGRPSTYAPTISTVQNRGYVVKEDREGKQRNYHVLTLKDKAIRQEQKTENTGAERSKLFPTDIGAVVNDFLIQHFEGIVDYHFTAGVEKEFDEIAQGMKEWTEMIRNFYQPFHQNVESTIQTADKARGERELGAHPDNGKKVSVRIGRYGPFVQIGENDDEEKPAYASLRAGQMLETITLEDALELFKLPKKVGVFEDKDMTVAIGKFGPYIRHNNSFYSLGKDIDPMNVTEQQAIVIIEDKRKKDAEKVIKTFAEDPDVKILNGRWGPYIEFGKLNVKIPKEIKDPQVLSYDECKALADAMPKDGKKSPGKTSTKPAAKATKPAAKKTTKKK; this is encoded by the coding sequence ATGGCTAAAAATTTACTCATTGTGGAGTCTCCGGCGAAAGCCAAAACTATTGAAGGGTACTTAGGCAAAGACTTTACGGTTAAGTCAAGTTACGGGCACATCCGTGATTTAATCAAATCGGAAGATGCTATTGATATAGGCAATAACTTTGCACAAAAATATGAGGTACCTGCAGATAAAAAGCAAGTTGTCAGTGAGTTAAAGAAACTAGCTAAAGAGGCTGAAATGGTATGGCTGGCATCGGACGAGGACCGTGAGGGTGAGGCTATATCCTGGCACCTGTATGATACGTTGGACTTGAAAGAGAGCAAAACCAAGCGTATCGTTTTTCACGAAATCACCAAGCCAGCTATTTTGCGGGCTATTGACAATCCACGCACTATCAATTACAATCTGGTAAATGCTCAGCAAGCCAGACGTGTGTTAGACCGTTTAGTAGGTTTTGAACTATCACCAGTATTGTGGAAAAAAGTTAAACCATCTCTTTCGGCTGGTCGGGTACAATCGGTGGCTGTTCGGTTGATTGTAGAACGTGAGCGGGAGATCAATAAATTTAAGGCAGAAGCCTCTTTCCGTATTGTTGCGCTTTTCGGCAAAGGTCGTGAAGCATTCCGTGCTGAACTACCAGAACGCTTTGCTCAGCAAGAACAAGCTGAGCAGTTTTTGAAAGACTGCACCGAAGCCCTATTCAGCATTAAGTCGTTAGAAACTCGGCCCACCAAAAGGTCTCCGGCAGCACCTTTCACCACATCAACTTTGCAGCAGGAAGCTAGTCGCAAGCTGGGCTTTTCCGTTTCGAGAACTATGTCGGTTGCCCAAAAGTTGTATGAATCCGGTTTTATTACCTACATGCGTACCGATAGTGTTAATTTATCTGACGTAGCTTTAAATGCTGCTGCACAAGAAATTAGCTCAGCCTACGGTTCACAATATTATCAGCATCGTAAATATAAAACCAAATCAGCCAACGCTCAGGAAGCGCACGAAGCCATCCGCCCTACTTACTTCAACCAGCATACCATTGATGGTGACAATGCCGAAAAACGTTTATATGATTTGATCTGGAAACGGGCTATTGCATCGCAGATGAGTGAAGCGCAATTTGAGAAAACTACGGCCAAAATCGATGTTTCTACTCGCAAAGAAGATCTAGTAGCTATCGGTGAGGTCATGAAGTTTGACGGCTTTCTAAAAGTTTATCTGGAATCAAACGATGATGAGGATGACAACGCCCAAGATGGTGATAACGCAATATTGCCCCCGTTACAAGTAGGCCAGCAGCTTACCTTACAGGAGATGACAGCAACTGAGCGTTACTCACGTCCGCCTGCACGTTACACGGAAGCTAGTTTGGTTAAAAAGCTGGAAGAACTGGGTATTGGACGACCATCAACCTACGCCCCTACTATCTCTACGGTTCAAAACCGTGGCTATGTGGTTAAAGAAGATCGCGAAGGCAAGCAGCGCAACTATCATGTTTTAACCCTAAAAGATAAAGCAATACGGCAAGAGCAGAAAACTGAAAATACCGGTGCTGAACGTAGCAAACTGTTCCCGACTGATATTGGCGCCGTCGTGAATGATTTTCTTATACAGCACTTTGAAGGCATTGTTGATTATCACTTTACGGCTGGTGTTGAAAAGGAGTTTGATGAAATAGCCCAAGGTATGAAAGAATGGACCGAAATGATTCGGAACTTCTACCAGCCATTTCATCAAAATGTAGAAAGTACCATTCAAACTGCGGATAAAGCCCGGGGCGAACGCGAGTTAGGTGCTCATCCTGATAATGGCAAGAAGGTATCGGTTCGTATTGGACGTTATGGGCCTTTCGTACAAATTGGCGAAAATGATGATGAAGAAAAACCTGCGTACGCCAGTTTACGTGCCGGACAGATGCTGGAAACCATCACGCTCGAAGATGCCTTAGAATTATTTAAACTACCTAAAAAGGTAGGTGTATTTGAAGATAAGGACATGACCGTGGCTATTGGTAAATTTGGCCCCTACATTCGCCATAACAATAGCTTTTACTCGTTGGGTAAGGATATAGATCCGATGAATGTAACCGAACAGCAAGCCATAGTTATTATTGAAGATAAGCGCAAAAAGGACGCCGAGAAGGTCATAAAAACTTTTGCTGAAGATCCGGACGTTAAAATTTTAAATGGACGATGGGGTCCTTATATTGAATTTGGCAAACTGAACGTTAAAATACCTAAAGAGATTAAAGACCCGCAGGTATTAAGCTACGATGAGTGTAAAGCCCTAGCCGATGCCATGCCGAAGGATGGTAAAAAATCGCCCGGTAAAACATCAACTAAGCCGGCAGCCAAAGCAACTAAGCCAGCAGCTAAAAAAACAACCAAGAAAAAATAA
- a CDS encoding glycosyltransferase family 2 protein, whose translation MFITKLSIVIPAYNEGKTIHLILDKIKTVELINQLAKEIIIVNDCSKDDTEEAVLRYRQANPEMNIQYFKHEVNKGKGAALHTGIGKATGEYLIIQDADLEYDPAEYNDLLKPVVNGFADVVYGSRFMGSNPHRILFFWHTIGNRWLTFLSNMFSNMNLTDMETCYKLFNTKMLQGITLRESRFGFEPEVTIKLSRIPRLRIYEVGISYYGRTYEEGKKIGWKDGFRAIYCILKYGLFKAK comes from the coding sequence ATGTTCATTACTAAACTTTCGATTGTTATTCCGGCATACAACGAAGGCAAAACCATTCATTTGATATTAGATAAGATTAAGACGGTTGAACTGATTAATCAGCTTGCGAAAGAAATCATTATTGTTAATGATTGTTCGAAAGATGATACAGAAGAAGCTGTACTACGTTACCGGCAAGCTAATCCGGAGATGAATATACAATACTTTAAACACGAGGTAAACAAAGGTAAAGGTGCTGCTTTACATACTGGCATTGGTAAAGCCACGGGCGAGTATTTGATTATTCAGGATGCCGACCTGGAGTATGATCCTGCTGAGTACAATGATTTGCTTAAACCGGTAGTTAACGGTTTTGCAGATGTGGTATATGGTTCGCGCTTTATGGGCAGTAATCCACACCGTATCTTATTTTTCTGGCATACCATTGGTAACCGGTGGCTTACTTTCTTATCCAACATGTTCTCCAATATGAATTTGACAGATATGGAGACTTGTTATAAGTTATTTAATACCAAGATGCTACAGGGTATTACCTTAAGGGAAAGCAGATTTGGATTTGAGCCTGAAGTAACTATCAAACTATCACGAATACCCAGACTGCGCATCTATGAAGTTGGTATATCTTACTATGGTCGAACGTATGAAGAAGGCAAGAAGATTGGCTGGAAAGACGGGTTCAGGGCTATTTACTGTATTTTAAAATATGGCTTGTTCAAGGCCAAGTAG
- a CDS encoding 3'-5' exonuclease gives MLENLDWNNVMVIDIETVPQYSNYDQVPEHMQKLWDIKTRHQRKDETPEEFYKCAGILAEFGKIICLSAGVFTKDNGFRIKSFASHDEASLLHKFADMLRGCSEKLILCGHNAKEFDFPYICRRMLINGIKLPPQLDISCKKPWEICHMDTMEMWKFGDFKNFTSLNLLAAIFGIPTPKDDIDGSMVAEVYWLNNELDRICTYCQKDVVTTAQLLKRFKGEELIGEDQVTIAER, from the coding sequence ATGCTGGAGAATTTAGATTGGAACAATGTAATGGTTATTGACATTGAAACGGTACCACAGTATAGCAATTACGATCAGGTACCGGAGCATATGCAAAAACTATGGGATATAAAAACACGACATCAGCGTAAAGATGAAACACCTGAAGAATTCTACAAGTGCGCTGGGATACTAGCAGAATTTGGAAAAATCATTTGCCTGTCGGCTGGTGTATTTACCAAAGATAATGGCTTTCGGATTAAATCTTTCGCTTCTCATGATGAAGCTTCCTTACTGCATAAGTTTGCAGATATGCTTCGTGGCTGCTCTGAAAAGTTGATCTTATGCGGACATAATGCTAAAGAGTTCGACTTTCCTTACATCTGTCGCCGCATGTTAATTAATGGCATTAAACTTCCACCACAATTAGACATATCCTGCAAAAAGCCTTGGGAAATTTGCCACATGGATACCATGGAAATGTGGAAGTTCGGGGATTTTAAAAATTTCACTTCCCTTAATTTACTGGCTGCTATTTTCGGCATACCTACGCCCAAAGATGATATAGATGGAAGCATGGTAGCCGAAGTATACTGGTTGAATAACGAATTGGATCGTATTTGCACCTACTGTCAAAAAGATGTGGTTACAACAGCTCAGTTGCTTAAACGATTTAAGGGTGAAGAACTAATTGGAGAAGATCAGGTTACTATAGCTGAAAGATAG
- a CDS encoding ABC transporter ATP-binding protein, whose amino-acid sequence MLQIENLIIQFKTHSGLFEAVKNISVKIQKGQTLVIVGESGSGKSVTALAIMRLLDEQRTLIQGRIQFQDIELTSLPEKEMQAIRGNRIAMIFQEPMTSLNPVITCGKQVSEAIKLHRKIDKKQAYQETLNLFAEVQLPRPEAIFNSYPHQLSGGQRQRVMIAMALSCNPELLIADEPTTALDVTVQKTIIDLLLKLKQERKMSLLFISHDLGVVSQIADEVLVMYKGQAVEQASAKSLFTNPQHPYTQALLACRPSANPGSGKLPVISDFMHVTADGKIVSTGLNPNEFEKQSSEAQLKGHKDNGLINKDFPILEVNNLSTWFPIQGGWFGSSKQVVKAVNDVSFKVYAGETLGLVGESGSGKTTLGRSILRLIEPTAGQILFDGQDLRKLNQTELRGVRRHLQIIFQDPYSSLNPRLTVGQSLTEPMQVHQLYHNDVQRREKAAELLERVNLLPEHLNRYPHEFSGGQRQRIVIARALALQPKFIICDESVSALDVSVQAQILNLLQELQQDLGLTYIFISHDLSVIRHISDRVMVLNKGQIEEIATPEELYQQPKSAYTQKLINAIPRIIY is encoded by the coding sequence ATGCTTCAAATTGAAAATTTAATAATTCAATTTAAAACCCACTCAGGTTTATTTGAAGCGGTAAAAAATATTTCTGTAAAAATACAGAAAGGTCAAACCTTAGTTATTGTAGGAGAATCAGGCTCCGGAAAATCTGTAACGGCATTAGCCATTATGCGCTTGCTGGATGAGCAGCGAACCTTAATACAAGGGCGTATTCAGTTTCAGGATATAGAACTTACCTCACTTCCTGAAAAAGAAATGCAAGCTATCAGAGGCAATCGAATTGCCATGATATTTCAGGAGCCCATGACTTCCCTCAACCCGGTTATCACTTGTGGTAAACAAGTCAGCGAAGCTATCAAGCTGCACCGCAAGATAGATAAAAAGCAAGCCTATCAGGAAACTCTAAACTTATTTGCTGAAGTGCAGCTACCACGACCTGAGGCCATCTTCAATAGCTATCCACATCAGCTATCAGGCGGACAGCGACAGCGCGTTATGATTGCCATGGCTCTTTCCTGCAATCCTGAATTACTGATTGCCGATGAGCCTACTACGGCTTTAGATGTTACCGTTCAAAAAACTATCATTGACTTATTACTTAAGCTGAAGCAAGAACGTAAGATGAGCCTGCTTTTTATTTCGCATGACTTAGGCGTAGTTAGCCAGATAGCTGATGAAGTACTGGTCATGTATAAAGGTCAGGCAGTGGAACAAGCATCAGCCAAAAGCTTGTTTACCAATCCGCAGCATCCTTATACGCAAGCTTTGCTGGCTTGCCGACCATCAGCTAACCCTGGTTCAGGAAAGTTACCCGTTATTAGCGATTTTATGCATGTTACTGCTGATGGTAAAATTGTAAGTACCGGTTTAAACCCTAACGAGTTTGAAAAACAATCATCTGAAGCTCAACTTAAGGGTCATAAAGATAACGGGCTGATTAATAAGGATTTTCCAATACTTGAAGTTAATAATTTATCTACTTGGTTTCCAATACAAGGTGGCTGGTTTGGATCATCCAAGCAAGTAGTTAAAGCAGTTAATGATGTAAGCTTTAAAGTATATGCCGGCGAAACTTTAGGCTTGGTAGGAGAATCTGGTAGTGGTAAAACTACTTTAGGTAGAAGTATTTTACGGCTGATTGAACCCACTGCCGGACAAATATTATTCGACGGCCAAGACCTGCGGAAACTCAATCAAACTGAACTGCGCGGCGTACGGCGACATCTGCAAATCATTTTTCAGGACCCCTACTCTTCTCTCAACCCACGCCTTACCGTTGGGCAATCATTAACTGAACCTATGCAGGTGCACCAGCTTTACCATAATGATGTACAACGGCGGGAAAAAGCAGCCGAGCTTTTAGAACGGGTAAACCTGTTACCAGAACACTTGAACCGTTATCCTCATGAGTTTTCAGGTGGCCAAAGGCAACGTATTGTTATTGCCCGGGCATTAGCCTTACAGCCTAAATTTATCATCTGCGATGAATCTGTTTCAGCCTTAGACGTATCAGTTCAGGCACAAATCTTGAATTTGCTTCAGGAGTTACAACAAGATTTAGGATTAACTTACATCTTTATTTCACATGATTTGTCGGTAATCAGGCATATATCTGACCGGGTGATGGTGCTCAACAAAGGGCAAATTGAAGAGATTGCTACACCCGAAGAGCTGTATCAACAACCTAAGTCAGCTTACACTCAAAAGCTCATCAACGCTATACCACGCATTATATACTAA